DNA from Flavobacteriales bacterium:
ACCCTGAAGCGCCACCAGCCCTGCGGCGCCGTCATGGGCCGCACCTGCTGCTTACCGCTGTTGGCTGCCGCGTGGATGTAGTAGTAGATGACCGAACCAGCGGCCTGTGCGGGGATCGGGGCTGTCCAGACATCCCCTGGACCAGGCACCATCGCAATGGCCTGGTAGCCTGCCGTCGTATCCGTGGTCCAGTGGACCGTGGCTTCCGCGATACCCGATCGGTGACGGATGTAGGCGGAGACCCCATAGGGCTCGACGGTCTCATAGGTGTCGGTGAGCCGCTGGTGCCGGATGAGGAGGGGATCGGCCACCCCGATGGCCTTGGTGATGCAGTGTATCGCACCGCTCTGGCTGATGATGTTGACCCCATTGTCATCACAGTCGATACCGATGACACGGTACCCTGGAAGGCTCTCGCGCAGGATGCGCAATCCGGTGGTGTCGTACTGCTCACGGTAGGTGGGCACCAGCACGGTCCTGTTGATGAAGATGTTGTTGGCATACGTCCGGTAACTGGCGCTTGGCGGGAAGGCGCCTCCCGTGCTGGGCGGCATGGGAATCCGGACGATGCGGTAGGGCGTTCCGAAGACGGAGTTGAAGTTGCCTAGCACGTACTGGATGTTCTGCTCGATCTGAGGGCCGTCGCTCTGCCCGGCCGGGAACTGGCCGACGAGCAGGGTCTCCTCATCGAGGAGCTTCATGTGCATATCGATGTGGTTGATGTTATCGTAGGGCAACGGCGTCATCTTCACGTAGCGCCCGGGCTGGATGCCCATGAACTGGCTCATCACCGCGTCCACTCCGGCCGCATCACGGACAGTGATGTTATAGTCGCCGCCAGGGCCGTTCTCCTCCAGCACGAGCCCACTGCTGAATGCGGTTCCGAAGCCATCCGACATGAAGTTGCCGCCGGTATGCACCAGATCATAGGGCGCTGCAGTGGTGCTGAACACGGTGATGCCCTTCGCCTCTCCCACCTCATCGCTGAGCGCATCATCCAAAGGGCGCGGTCGGTTGTATATCCAATCGAGCAGGAAGAGGGAGTCCACCTCATTCTGGTAAATGGTCTCGGGGCCGAAGTCCCTCACCCAGATGGAATTGAACGGTGCGGTGAGGAAGGTGATGTTCTCGAGGTCGGGGAGCGGCCCGCCATAGCTGGAGTTCAACAGGTAGTTGACCACGGCCGACTGATCGGCGCACACGATGAGCACCTCGCACTCCTCCTTGGCCGCTCGCACGATCTGCTTGAGGATGCCCGGGAAGGATGTCCATGTGACGACGAGCGTTTGAACCTCCTCCCACTCGGCCATGGTGCGGACTTGG
Protein-coding regions in this window:
- a CDS encoding agmatine deiminase family protein → MSLMKHSIAAVMALSGLALGAQDLPHALSPAEVPLIPAYRESRMLAARGITSPPPFQVRTMAEWEEVQTLVVTWTSFPGILKQIVRAAKEECEVLIVCADQSAVVNYLLNSSYGGPLPDLENITFLTAPFNSIWVRDFGPETIYQNEVDSLFLLDWIYNRPRPLDDALSDEVGEAKGITVFSTTAAPYDLVHTGGNFMSDGFGTAFSSGLVLEENGPGGDYNITVRDAAGVDAVMSQFMGIQPGRYVKMTPLPYDNINHIDMHMKLLDEETLLVGQFPAGQSDGPQIEQNIQYVLGNFNSVFGTPYRIVRIPMPPSTGGAFPPSASYRTYANNIFINRTVLVPTYREQYDTTGLRILRESLPGYRVIGIDCDDNGVNIISQSGAIHCITKAIGVADPLLIRHQRLTDTYETVEPYGVSAYIRHRSGIAEATVHWTTDTTAGYQAIAMVPGPGDVWTAPIPAQAAGSVIYYYIHAAANSGKQQVRPMTAPQGWWRFRVMGDATAVGEGEGPVVTGAYPNPTNGLLVVSVDGTGREPVRIRLLDALGREALRIQDGPMHMDGRAFADLSGLAEGAYQLVVETARGRSTRKVVRH